Genomic window (Drosophila ananassae strain 14024-0371.13 chromosome 3L, ASM1763931v2, whole genome shotgun sequence):
GATCACGCCATAAACACAATTCCTTTGTAATATGTactgtaaatattttaaagagcaCACTTCTTATGCAATGCTAATATTAGATACAATTAGTCGACTGTTTTATATTTAGAgtcattttaataaaatttataatcaATTAAAGTCAAGAGTTTCGAGAGGATGGCAAGAGTTTCAGAGTATTACTCGAATACTTCATTTTAAGGACCCTTGGTTCATGTCTGAACTAAGTTATCCTTTTGTCAGGataaaaaaaagcttttaGGATGTGTTTTGAAAGTTTTAGGAGCTTTattttatggcatttctgTTATACTGTTATACTTAAGAGGCTCTGAAGTATGCAactaaaaatagaaaatatttgAGCTGAAAAGTATGCAGTTATGAAAGAAAATGGGAATTGTAGTTGTAGTACTACCAGTGATGCATTCTAAAACTAAACTCCCCAAAACCAAGAAACGAAAAACCTAGTGTTTAAGGCGTTCTAAGGCTAAAACCCCACACCCAGAGACTGAAACCGATCTATTTACAAAccaaaaacaattattattataatataaaatacaaatcAATCGgacagaataataataatcaaaaaagGGCTGTAGACATCCTAATTGTTAAACATCCTAATCGTAATCGTAGTATTCGTAAATGTAACTCTGGTAACCGGAGAGCCTAGTAAGTATTGCCAGAATCGTATTTGGTTTGTTAGCTTTAATTGGCCTGAACTAATCCTGGGGTGGGGCTCTATGTTTGTGCATGCATCCTAATCCACATTGTACTCGTACAGTAAACCAATctcacccaaaaaaaaagtaacgaACTAACAACCGACTGCATGTGCTGCTGTTTTCTGGTAAACTTAGAATGCATTCTCACTGGTGTTTTGATATAgtccacctcctccagctcacCCATCCGCTTATCATCCCATCCCTCAAGGATCAAGTACTAGTTTCACTAATTTGTTATCCTTAAACGCAGATCGCACGCCTGATCGCAGCACCTGGAAGTGGAGTCTCCACTCGGGCAGCAACTCCACGCCAACGTACTTGGAACGCCGAAATGCCTGTCGGCGGAGTGAGATCCGCCAGCGCAACTCCAAGTTCAAGCGGAAGACGGTGACCAATTCCAGCTCATTTGACAGCTTCAACGAGTCCCTGGAAACGGCGGAGGAGGACTCCCCGCAGGCCAAGCCCACAAAACCACTGGCCAGGAACAATAGTTTGGATGACACGGCGCTGCAGAAGCTGGCGGCTGCCATGAGATATCGGAAGCGAGATCCTGGCATCAAGGAGGAGTCCAAGTCACCGGTGAAGAGTCCATGCAAGTGCGATTCTGGGGCCAAGACGGATCAGGACGGCTGTGCCTGTATCCTGCGGGACCAGCGCAGTCGCAGTGCCAAGTCGCACTCGCCGGTCTTCAGCTACAAGGCGCTCAAGGAGCGCAGCAAGTCAGTGCCCCGCATCGGAGGCTTCAGTCTGgacgaggaggagcaggacgaGGACAGTGCCGCCTCCTTGCGCGGCAGCAAGCCCGATCTCAGCGAGCGCAAGACCAAGGGCAAGGGCTTCTTCGAGGTGAAGCAGTACAACCACAAGACGATGCCCAAGAGGATAGCCACCATCAAGAAGCAGCGGAGCAGCACCAACACCAAGAGCCTCTCCAAGTTCTACATGGATCTCAGTGAGTTcgacagcagcagctccaCGGTGCTCAAGATAACCGAGTCCACGGAGGAACTCCGCCCAGAAGAGGAAGTGGAACTGGCCCAGGAGGCCTCTACCCTGGATGATGTGCCCAGGACTGAGTTTGGTGAACAGGATCCGGAGACGGAGCTGCTTTCGCCTGCCGAGAAGTCGAAAAGGGATGCCCAAATAGTCCTGGACTTGCTTAAGAATAACAAGGAGTTCGAAAGGATATACAATAAGACGCAAAAGAGGCGCGAAAGTCCTGTGAGTCCTGTGCAGGACCTGAGTCGGCCGCCAGCATTTGTTCCCCCTCCGAGACCGCCTTCAAGATCTCCACCGCCCCTGGAATCGGATGACCAGGCCAACCGAAGAGTCGAGGACTCCGTGGACTCTGTGCAGGATGAACCCATCTATGAGACTCTGCTGCGTAATGTCCATGTCCCTTACAAGTTCTCGCCAGTCCTTGGACGTGCCAAGTCCTCCCAGTTGCTGAAGAAACGATCGAAGACCACGCCCACTGCCCCCAGGCCGGAGTCGGACTACGTAACCTTGGTGTACTCTCCGGAGGGAGTTCTCCAGCGTGTAGGCGAGGACGCAGTGCAGCGGGATAGTTGCAGCTCCTCCGGCACATCCACTTCCTCCACTGGATCTGGTTCGACTCTGAAACGAGACAGCCAGAGCACTGTGATCAACATGTCCCTGGAGGGATCGGGAAAGAGTCTAGTTACCGGGTCGGAGAGCTCTCTGCTGCCGCGAGCTCTGAAGTCCTTGGACATGTCCTTTGGTCGATCCAACCGTCCACCGGAGCGCAGAGTTTCCGATGTGAGCGAAATGTGCCGGCAGAGCGTTTTGCATCGCCAGGGAAGCGAGGCTTTGGGCGAGCGGATGGCCCACGTGGATTATGCTGATCCCAAGGCCCTATTTGGTGTCCTGGGGGTCCTGTCAGCTCATTCCGAGCGGGACTCATTCTTCTCGCTGACTTCTTCTTCCAGCGACAGCATGTGCGAGCACCAAAGGAAGCAGAAGTCCAACGGGGAGAAatcatcctcctcctccacggGAGGAACTTTTGAGTATGAGCAGCAGGTGGAGGACAGTCTGGAGAACGATTTCCGGGACTCGGCCATCTACAGCGATGACAACGACAAGCGGTCCGGGGAGTATGACCTGCACCTGCGACGACCCAGCAGtcctcctccgcctccaccTCTCGGGCCACGTCCTGCTCCGGAAATCGCCCCAAAGCCGCCCAAGGATTTTGTCAGCCAACAGTCCCGTCCCGGAGTCATCGTCTGCCAGTCGGCCTCCAGGAGCTGGGTGCTCCAGCAGATCGAGAACTTTAACAAGTAGATGATATGCCCATTTTTCCTAGAGTTTGGAGCCAGTTCGGATCACGCCATAAACACAATTCCTTTGTAATATGTactgtaaatattttaaagagcaCACTTCTTATGCAATGCTAATATTAGATACAATTAGTCGACTGTTTTATATTTAGAgtcattttaataaaatttataatcaATTAAAGTCAAGAGTTTCGAGAGGATGGCAAGAGTTTCAGAGTATTACTCGAATACTTCATTTTAAGGACCCTTGGTTCATGTCTGAACTAAGTTATCCTTTTGTCAGGataaaaaaaagcttttaGGATGTGTTTTGAAAGTTTTAGGAGCTTTattttatggcatttctgTTATACTGTTATACTTAAGAGGCTCTGAAGTATGCAactaaaaatagaaaatatttgAGCTGAAAAGTATGCAGTTATGAAAGAAAATGGgaataaattgattttatttagaatATAGTAATGAAAGTTCCAAAATATTCAACAAACTAGTGAATAAAGTTTTCTTAAAGTGTTGTTCTTTTGGCATGATTGGGTtgcagtttttatttttgacaaTTAATATAGTTAGCTGTCAGAGTTTCAACTCTTAAGCCCCAATTTcaatcattatttttatttaatctcTCAAAAATGTCGCCTTTGCAGTGATGTCAgtttatttaaatggaaatgcCATTAACTCTAGTGTATTATGTCTCATTTATTCATTGAGCGGCGTCGAACCGAAAATTCACCCATTCGGGGACGTTGATGGAAAGTGAGGGAATATTATACATTGCAGAGCCTTCAGTATTCCCCCGCGTAATCCTTTTTTTCCGGGACCGCGGCCGGGGACGGGTCCGGGTCCAGCACTGTTACGGAACTGAATTGCGGAAAATAGCCGTGCAGTTGCCGTTCAACTGATTATGCAAACGTTAATCTATTCCCCTGGGGTGCCGCCATCATTGAACAATGACGGAAATCAGTCGCCATCCGTCTGGCATTCCTtctgtccgtgtgtccgtgtgtccgtgTGTCCATCTGTCCGTTACACGGTGGGCGTCAGTCAACGTAATCTGGTGGAAAATGAAATGCAAGCGCCGACCCACATATCCGTACACCGCCAGTGTCAATATTGTGTGTGCGTCGTCCGGCAGTCCGGAATAAAAATGCGGacggaaaaaaaatcaaaattgaaGAGTCCACGTACATTTTCATTTGCATAATTCATGAGCCAAATGAACCACTGACCATTTCCCTGGCGACTACACACAAGTTTCAACTTATTAACGTCCCTGGTCAAGTCGAAATTAAGCGATAATTTCAAAGGACCTCAAACTTGTGGTCAAACTCTGGCGGTTAGGAGCCGTCCTTGGTGTAGTGCCGTGTCGGTTGCAACAGAGTTGCATGCACTTTATGGCACCGGACAGGATGCGTAGGTGGCAGAGACCACTCGGGTTCACAGACTATTTGACGGCATGGGGGCAAGGTCACCAGCCAGTCTGGGGCGTAGCCAAACACTACCAGTTTCCCCCCTCCCCCTCAAATCATCCCCAGTGAGCCCTCTGGCCATTCTGCAAGGACAGAGGGAGTTGCAGGATCCCCGAGCATTTTGCCAATCGTGCGCTGACTGCATTATGTAGCTGCCACAGTCGAGTTTCTGCCCCCATTGGCATAAAGGTTGCCCTTCAGTGTTTCACTGACAGCATGGAGCTCACTGGGCTCACCTGCCATCCTGGCATCCAGCCATCCTGCCATCTTGCCATCCTACCACCTGCTATCCTAAAACCAAAACACCCCCACCCGCACCCGCACACACTCAAAACGAAAAACACACACTGtgaatttcaatttctttgacacgTTTTTGTTGGTATTCGTTTGCAAAACGCTCAACAAGTGCCAGGATGCTGAGCAGTTGAGCTTGAGCAACTACAGCGAGCAGGCCCGAGTTAGatacagagagagaaagtCTTAGAGGTTCtagtatttaatttatataatgtCTTTAGATGTCCGATTGTCAGATAGCTCACTTTCAAATAGTGTTTTATTTCAGGAGATTTTAAAGATAATTCTTTGGATCCTTTATTCTAAAAAAGAGAAACCTCTCCACTTTCCTAACCAATTAGAACCTGAGCAAATATTTCCTTATAAATTTATCCcgacttttattattaataagcTAATGGGTTTCATTTGTTTACCTATCTTTTTTCTATTCCCTGACTTGCCCCCCAATTAAAATAGAATTCGTGTTCGGAGTAAACTTGTTGATTTAGGAGCATAGAGACCGAGGGCGCAAATTTGAAAAGTGTACGAGCAGATAGAGAATGTAACAGACAAGCTTTGACTTTTATGTCCCTCAAACCTCACCAAACCTCAAACCTCACCAAAAATGGCATCAACCCCCTTGACCCTCCCGTTCCGACACCCCATCTGATGCCACTGTCCTTGCCGCCGCCTTCTCCTGCTCGTCTTCTTCTGGGGAAAACTTTAGCAAATTGCCATTTTGGCATTTAGCAGGAGCAGAAAAGGAAGAAAACCGAAAAGCAAAATACGAGCAAGGATCCCCCGCTGCCCGCCAAACAATTTTCTTACATTTGAGAGATTATTTTGTCGTGGTCCTT
Coding sequences:
- the LOC116654683 gene encoding uncharacterized protein LOC116654683, which translates into the protein YSPPPPAHPSAYHPIPQGSSTSFTNLLSLNADRTPDRSTWKWSLHSGSNSTPTYLERRNACRRSEIRQRNSKFKRKTVTNSSSFDSFNESLETAEEDSPQAKPTKPLARNNSLDDTALQKLAAAMRYRKRDPGIKEESKSPVKSPCKCDSGAKTDQDGCACILRDQRSRSAKSHSPVFSYKALKERSKSVPRIGGFSLDEEEQDEDSAASLRGSKPDLSERKTKGKGFFEVKQYNHKTMPKRIATIKKQRSSTNTKSLSKFYMDLSEFDSSSSTVLKITESTEELRPEEEVELAQEASTLDDVPRTEFGEQDPETELLSPAEKSKRDAQIVLDLLKNNKEFERIYNKTQKRRESPVSPVQDLSRPPAFVPPPRPPSRSPPPLESDDQANRRVEDSVDSVQDEPIYETLLRNVHVPYKFSPVLGRAKSSQLLKKRSKTTPTAPRPESDYVTLVYSPEGVLQRVGEDAVQRDSCSSSGTSTSSTGSGSTLKRDSQSTVINMSLEGSGKSLVTGSESSLLPRALKSLDMSFGRSNRPPERRVSDVSEMCRQSVLHRQGSEALGERMAHVDYADPKALFGVLGVLSAHSERDSFFSLTSSSSDSMCEHQRKQKSNGEKSSSSSTGGTFEYEQQVEDSLENDFRDSAIYSDDNDKRSGEYDLHLRRPSSPPPPPPLGPRPAPEIAPKPPKDFVSQQSRPGVIVCQSASRSWVLQQIENFNK